One window from the genome of Choloepus didactylus isolate mChoDid1 chromosome 2, mChoDid1.pri, whole genome shotgun sequence encodes:
- the RGS16 gene encoding regulator of G-protein signaling 16 isoform X2, which translates to MCRTLSAFPTTCLERAKEFKTRLGIFLHKSELGSDTGNVGKFEWGSKHSKDRNFSEDVLGWRESFDLLLSSKNGVAAFHAFLKTEFSEENLEFWLACEEFKKIRSAAKLASRAQRIFEEFVRAEAPKEVNIDHETRELTRTNLQATTAACFDVAQGKTRTLMEKDSYPRFLKSPAYQDLAAQAAAASASPSSCSPAEPLHT; encoded by the exons ATGTGCCGGACCCTGTCCGCCTTCCCCACCACCTGCCTGGAGAG AGCCAAAGAGTTCAAGACACGTCTGGGGATCTTTCTTCACAAATCAGAATTGGGCTCCGATACTGGGAATGTTGGCAAGTTCGAGTGGGGCAGTAAACACAGCAAAGATAG aaaCTTCTCAGAAGATGTGCTGGGGTGGAGGGAGTCGTTTGACTTGCTGCTGAGCAGTAAGA ATGGGGTGGCTGCCTTCCACGCTTTCCTGAAGACGGAGTTCAGCGAGGAGAACCTGGAGTTCTGGCTGGCCTGTGAGGAGTTCAAGAAGATCCGGTCGGCTGCCAAGCTGGCCTCCAGGGCTCAGCGGATCTTTGAGGAGTTTGTTCGCGCAGAAGCCCCTAAAGAG GTGAACATAGACCACGAGACCAGGGAGCTCACCAGGACAAACCTGCAGGCCACCACGGCTGCATGCTTTGACGTGGCTCAGGGCAAGACACGCACACTAATGGAGAAGGACTCCTATCCACGATTCCTGAAGTCACCCGCTTACCAGGACCTGGCTGCCCAAGCTGCGGCCGCCTCTGCCTCTCCATCCAGCTGCAGCCCGGCTGAGCCCTTGCACACCTGA
- the RGS16 gene encoding regulator of G-protein signaling 16 isoform X1: MCRTLSAFPTTCLERAKEFKTRLGIFLHKSELGSDTGNVGKFEWGSKHSKDSKNFSEDVLGWRESFDLLLSSKNGVAAFHAFLKTEFSEENLEFWLACEEFKKIRSAAKLASRAQRIFEEFVRAEAPKEVNIDHETRELTRTNLQATTAACFDVAQGKTRTLMEKDSYPRFLKSPAYQDLAAQAAAASASPSSCSPAEPLHT, encoded by the exons ATGTGCCGGACCCTGTCCGCCTTCCCCACCACCTGCCTGGAGAG AGCCAAAGAGTTCAAGACACGTCTGGGGATCTTTCTTCACAAATCAGAATTGGGCTCCGATACTGGGAATGTTGGCAAGTTCGAGTGGGGCAGTAAACACAGCAAAGATAG caaaaaCTTCTCAGAAGATGTGCTGGGGTGGAGGGAGTCGTTTGACTTGCTGCTGAGCAGTAAGA ATGGGGTGGCTGCCTTCCACGCTTTCCTGAAGACGGAGTTCAGCGAGGAGAACCTGGAGTTCTGGCTGGCCTGTGAGGAGTTCAAGAAGATCCGGTCGGCTGCCAAGCTGGCCTCCAGGGCTCAGCGGATCTTTGAGGAGTTTGTTCGCGCAGAAGCCCCTAAAGAG GTGAACATAGACCACGAGACCAGGGAGCTCACCAGGACAAACCTGCAGGCCACCACGGCTGCATGCTTTGACGTGGCTCAGGGCAAGACACGCACACTAATGGAGAAGGACTCCTATCCACGATTCCTGAAGTCACCCGCTTACCAGGACCTGGCTGCCCAAGCTGCGGCCGCCTCTGCCTCTCCATCCAGCTGCAGCCCGGCTGAGCCCTTGCACACCTGA